One part of the uncultured Bacteroides sp. genome encodes these proteins:
- a CDS encoding HU family DNA-binding protein yields the protein MGIPYKFKEINDNLSKDTKKKGGVHPIIKSREKLNTKALAEYIAGNDPLLRTEMELAITKTFSAIEKALKNGYTVALNDYGAFQLSAQFREDFNPEEPHRAESIEVKSVNFRASTKMKKRISAAGFEKSER from the coding sequence ATGGGCATACCATATAAATTCAAGGAGATAAACGATAATTTAAGTAAAGACACAAAGAAAAAAGGCGGTGTTCATCCTATAATAAAAAGCAGAGAAAAGTTAAACACAAAAGCATTAGCCGAATACATTGCAGGAAACGACCCATTACTACGTACAGAAATGGAGCTAGCAATAACCAAAACATTTAGTGCAATAGAGAAAGCTTTAAAGAATGGTTACACCGTTGCCTTAAACGATTATGGGGCTTTCCAACTCTCTGCCCAATTCCGTGAAGATTTTAATCCCGAAGAACCTCATCGAGCCGAAAGCATTGAGGTGAAGAGCGTTAACTTTCGGGCTTCTACCAAGATGAAGAAAAGGATTAGTGCGGCTGGGTTTGAGAAGAGTGAACGGTGA
- a CDS encoding VapE domain-containing protein → MNTSLYIGGNKGRPTFVENLAIETVINSFKTLKYATLVDSIRSQSSDSTKAWQQLPSFTFAASFNGGRTKTNMEQYNGVIQLNSGKLEPEQAIRLRDKAAQEPNTLAAFVTTEGTGIVILSPASSPDGSIPDSNEEISKFHAHAFSVVSLYYESCLYIDFKKNEHSLLQLTSATYDPELFFNPEAETFLIATKKDFEKKTTKLLRNMEGEPISYDHLPIGEQRDTEIRRAFDRAYSNALNVESFRKENRSQFVYALAYFCCVAGIPEAETAKLALQRCTNEHFTADDLRMTIRIKYKEYEDAAGTDSGLTKVEKETQKLEEFIKRNFMLRRNVILQGIEFRYADHSSHEWTELRDHHLNTIYIRAHKEGINCTLNDVKAMVDSEFTPSYHPFKDFIFVPFTEWDGHDYIADVAATVPTKDPEYFEWCFRKWFVALVASLINDRVINHQILVLIGGKHGMGKSTWPERLLPPEWRKSHFDANVFSNNANATRMKLSTGAILNIDELDTIQRYDQETVKELFTTFNINIRTSPDRPPRNFVRHASFFGTTNHLDILRDYTGSRRNLCHEVTGPINFDFSIDYKQLYAQAWNLILNGFRYYFNSEENSIVEQHNQHYMETDADMELFYEYYRKPEGEEEGIFLSAAKLAEYIKSKTGIAISKKMINKLGKNLKSLGFQWKRINGYTVYHICLKE, encoded by the coding sequence ATGAATACATCCTTATACATTGGTGGGAACAAAGGGCGTCCCACGTTTGTAGAAAACCTCGCTATAGAAACAGTAATCAACTCGTTCAAAACACTGAAGTACGCAACACTGGTTGACAGTATCCGAAGTCAAAGCAGCGATTCTACCAAAGCATGGCAGCAACTCCCCTCCTTTACATTTGCTGCATCCTTTAACGGCGGACGTACAAAGACTAATATGGAGCAGTATAACGGAGTGATTCAGCTCAACAGTGGCAAACTGGAACCTGAGCAAGCTATTCGTTTACGGGATAAAGCCGCACAAGAGCCCAACACCTTGGCAGCATTTGTTACCACAGAAGGTACAGGTATTGTAATTCTATCTCCCGCCTCCAGTCCGGACGGCTCTATACCCGATAGTAATGAGGAGATTAGCAAATTTCACGCACACGCTTTTTCCGTTGTCAGCTTATATTATGAATCCTGTTTGTATATTGACTTTAAGAAAAACGAACATTCATTATTACAGTTAACCTCAGCCACTTACGACCCTGAGCTATTTTTCAATCCCGAAGCCGAAACATTTCTGATAGCTACAAAGAAGGATTTCGAGAAGAAAACAACGAAGCTACTCCGAAACATGGAGGGAGAACCAATTTCCTATGATCATCTGCCTATTGGCGAACAGCGGGATACCGAAATAAGAAGAGCTTTCGACCGCGCTTACTCAAATGCGCTCAATGTGGAGTCATTCCGGAAAGAGAACAGATCGCAGTTTGTGTACGCTTTGGCATACTTTTGCTGCGTGGCAGGAATTCCTGAAGCAGAAACAGCCAAACTGGCACTTCAGCGTTGCACCAACGAACATTTTACTGCCGATGATCTTCGTATGACTATCCGTATTAAGTACAAGGAGTACGAAGATGCTGCCGGTACTGACAGCGGACTGACAAAAGTGGAGAAAGAGACACAGAAGCTCGAAGAGTTTATCAAACGCAACTTCATGCTGCGCCGCAATGTAATACTGCAAGGCATTGAATTCCGTTATGCCGATCATTCCAGTCATGAGTGGACCGAGCTTCGCGACCATCACCTCAACACCATTTACATCCGGGCACACAAAGAAGGAATAAATTGCACCCTGAATGATGTAAAGGCAATGGTAGATTCCGAGTTTACCCCCTCCTACCACCCTTTCAAGGATTTTATCTTTGTCCCTTTCACCGAATGGGACGGGCACGACTATATTGCCGATGTGGCAGCCACCGTGCCCACTAAAGATCCCGAATATTTTGAATGGTGTTTTCGCAAATGGTTCGTGGCATTAGTTGCTTCATTGATAAACGACCGAGTAATTAATCATCAGATTCTGGTATTGATTGGTGGCAAGCACGGTATGGGAAAATCCACCTGGCCGGAACGTCTGCTACCTCCCGAATGGCGCAAAAGTCATTTCGATGCCAACGTATTTTCCAATAATGCCAATGCCACCCGCATGAAGCTGAGCACCGGAGCCATTCTGAATATCGACGAGCTGGACACCATTCAACGTTACGATCAGGAAACTGTGAAAGAGTTGTTCACCACGTTCAACATCAATATACGCACCTCGCCGGACCGTCCTCCGCGCAATTTTGTGCGTCATGCCTCTTTCTTCGGAACAACCAATCACCTGGATATCCTGAGAGATTATACCGGTAGCCGTCGCAACCTATGCCATGAAGTAACCGGCCCTATCAATTTCGATTTCAGCATCGATTACAAGCAACTCTATGCCCAGGCATGGAACTTGATTCTGAATGGGTTCCGTTACTATTTCAATTCTGAGGAAAACAGCATTGTGGAACAGCACAACCAGCACTACATGGAAACTGATGCGGATATGGAACTTTTCTATGAATACTACCGTAAACCGGAAGGTGAAGAGGAAGGTATATTCCTTTCTGCTGCGAAATTGGCGGAATATATTAAGAGTAAAACGGGGATTGCTATTAGTAAGAAGATGATAAACAAACTGGGTAAAAACCTGAAATCACTTGGTTTTCAATGGAAAAGGATAAACGGATATACAGTTTATCATATTTGTTTAAAAGAGTAA
- a CDS encoding helix-turn-helix domain-containing protein — MYNELYEQSGSDIIRQLGRRYSDYRKRMGYTQKEVSEKSGLSVFTISSFENGSSTGVTLASFIKLLRAIDSLEEIEKLLPELPESPRALFKKQYKKR; from the coding sequence ATGTATAACGAACTGTATGAACAATCTGGTAGCGATATCATCCGTCAGTTAGGCAGACGATATAGCGATTACCGTAAACGGATGGGGTATACCCAAAAGGAAGTTTCCGAGAAATCGGGATTGAGTGTATTTACAATCAGCTCTTTTGAGAATGGTTCTTCAACCGGGGTAACATTGGCTTCATTTATTAAATTGTTGCGGGCAATTGATAGTCTTGAAGAGATAGAAAAACTTTTGCCGGAACTTCCGGAAAGTCCCCGTGCATTATTTAAAAAGCAGTATAAAAAGCGGTAG